In one window of Halorubrum sp. BV1 DNA:
- the trpD gene encoding anthranilate phosphoribosyltransferase, protein MDINETVERVTDGEDLTVEQAREAASLVFEEATEAQIGALLAALRAKGETEAEIAGFAQGMRDAARTIDPDRAPLVDTCGTGGDDYNTINVSTTAAIVAAGAGVPIAKHGNYSVSSSSGSADVLEVAGADIEAEPSAVEDAIERDGIGFMLAPVFHPAMKAVIGPRKELGMRTIFNVLGPLTNPAGAEAQVLGVYDPDLVGTIARSLAHMPVERALVVHGDGMDEIGIHGETVAAEVDGEDVREFTIDPADLGLERAPIEAVAGGTPEENAADLRGIVEGTVTGPKRDLVLANAGAAVYVAGEADSLEAGVERAAEAIDSGGAATKFAALCGDDSATGAASEDTPSPTSEDD, encoded by the coding sequence ATGGATATCAACGAGACGGTCGAACGCGTGACGGACGGGGAGGACCTGACGGTCGAACAGGCGCGCGAGGCCGCGAGCCTCGTCTTCGAGGAGGCGACGGAGGCGCAGATCGGTGCGCTTCTGGCTGCGCTTCGAGCGAAGGGTGAAACGGAAGCCGAGATCGCCGGCTTCGCACAGGGGATGCGCGACGCCGCGCGGACGATCGATCCCGACCGAGCACCGCTCGTCGACACTTGCGGGACCGGCGGCGACGACTACAACACGATCAACGTCTCGACGACGGCCGCTATCGTCGCCGCCGGCGCGGGCGTCCCGATCGCCAAGCACGGCAACTACTCGGTGTCGTCGTCCTCCGGGAGCGCCGACGTGCTGGAGGTCGCGGGGGCCGACATCGAGGCCGAGCCGTCGGCCGTCGAGGACGCCATCGAGCGGGATGGGATCGGCTTCATGCTCGCGCCCGTGTTCCACCCGGCGATGAAGGCCGTCATCGGCCCGCGGAAGGAACTCGGCATGCGAACGATATTCAACGTTCTCGGCCCGCTGACGAACCCCGCGGGTGCCGAAGCGCAGGTGCTCGGCGTCTACGATCCCGATCTGGTCGGGACGATCGCCCGATCGCTCGCGCACATGCCAGTCGAGCGCGCCCTGGTGGTCCACGGCGACGGCATGGACGAGATCGGCATCCACGGCGAGACGGTCGCAGCCGAGGTCGACGGCGAGGACGTGCGTGAGTTCACGATCGATCCCGCCGACCTCGGACTCGAACGCGCCCCGATCGAGGCGGTCGCGGGCGGGACGCCCGAGGAGAACGCGGCCGACCTCCGCGGGATCGTCGAGGGGACTGTGACGGGGCCGAAGCGGGACCTCGTGCTCGCGAACGCCGGCGCGGCCGTCTACGTCGCGGGCGAAGCCGACTCGCTCGAAGCCGGGGTCGAGCGCGCTGCCGAGGCGATCGACTCTGGCGGGGCCGCAACGAAGTTCGCGGCGCTCTGCGGCGACGATTCGGCGACGGGCGCGGCCAGTGAGGATACGCCGTCTCCGACCTCGGAGGACGACTGA
- a CDS encoding universal stress protein, producing MNGRDADGGTADDAAVETAGTAPDPGEPIVERPVGEAIAATATAAHARIEGTDRVSRGDRVASILVAVGPGPHSGATVDLARAVAETTDAWLDLFHVVPEDEPTPESDGSGSRGGDAPADSAGEATAGTATSDDGAATSADGAAAASSPTTGDDLLSAACDRLDGFERADRWLVEDQRAADAIIEQSPYYDLVVVGETTTGTVGRFVFGSTTETVVEEAAVPVVVVEADGPTPIVGD from the coding sequence ATGAACGGGCGCGACGCCGACGGCGGAACCGCGGACGACGCGGCCGTCGAAACGGCCGGGACGGCACCGGACCCCGGCGAACCGATCGTCGAACGGCCCGTCGGGGAGGCGATCGCTGCGACCGCGACTGCGGCGCACGCTCGGATCGAGGGCACGGACCGGGTGAGCCGGGGGGACCGAGTCGCCTCGATCCTCGTTGCGGTCGGTCCCGGACCGCACTCGGGCGCGACGGTCGACCTCGCCCGGGCGGTCGCCGAGACGACCGACGCGTGGCTCGATCTGTTCCACGTCGTCCCCGAGGACGAACCGACACCCGAGAGCGATGGCTCCGGCTCTCGGGGCGGGGACGCCCCGGCCGACAGCGCCGGCGAAGCGACGGCCGGCACCGCGACGAGTGACGACGGAGCGGCAACGAGTGCCGACGGAGCGGCGGCCGCGTCGAGCCCGACGACCGGTGACGACCTGCTCTCGGCCGCGTGCGACCGCCTCGACGGCTTCGAGCGCGCGGACCGGTGGCTCGTCGAAGACCAGCGGGCGGCGGACGCGATAATCGAGCAGTCGCCGTATTACGACCTCGTCGTCGTCGGCGAGACGACGACGGGGACGGTTGGGCGATTCGTCTTCGGCTCGACAACCGAGACCGTGGTCGAGGAGGCCGCGGTCCCGGTGGTCGTCGTCGAGGCGGACGGACCGACGCCGATCGTCGGCGACTGA
- a CDS encoding tRNA pseudouridine(54/55) synthase Pus10, producing MDVLDVAARAAETGPVCDACLGRLVAERSFGLSNAERGSALRTALALRDDEDYEPVETVDCWVCEGRCAEFDAWAERAVDAVGDAEFETYNVGTRTPPLIEENEALLREEAGVDADAGEPFKSEFNREVGKRVGRLTDTEVSFDRPDVQFTIDLAEDAVDAKVNSTFVYGRYRKLERDIPQTEWPCRECNGSGRQGADPCDHCGGSGYLYDDSVEEYTAPVVEDVMDGTEATFHGAGREDVDALMLGTGRPFVIEVAEPRRRRVDTDRLQSDINAFADGAVEVEGLTLATYDMVERVKEHDASKRYRADVTFDADVDADALADAVESLEGTTVEQYTPNRVDHRRAGLTRERDVYEASAELDDARHATVEIHGAGGLYIKELISGDEGRTEPSLAGLLGVGAEVTALDVVAVEGETESFEDEAFFRE from the coding sequence ATGGACGTACTCGACGTCGCGGCGCGAGCGGCCGAGACCGGTCCGGTCTGTGACGCCTGCCTGGGCCGGCTCGTCGCTGAGCGGAGCTTCGGGCTGTCGAACGCCGAGCGGGGGTCGGCGCTGCGCACCGCGCTGGCGCTGCGCGACGACGAGGACTACGAGCCGGTCGAGACGGTCGACTGCTGGGTCTGTGAAGGTCGGTGTGCGGAATTCGACGCGTGGGCCGAACGCGCGGTCGACGCGGTCGGCGACGCCGAGTTCGAGACGTACAACGTCGGGACGCGGACGCCGCCGCTGATCGAGGAGAACGAGGCGCTGCTCCGCGAGGAGGCCGGAGTCGACGCCGACGCGGGCGAGCCGTTCAAGTCGGAGTTCAACCGCGAGGTCGGCAAGCGCGTAGGTCGTCTCACCGACACGGAGGTCTCCTTCGACCGCCCCGACGTGCAGTTCACGATCGATCTGGCCGAGGACGCGGTCGACGCGAAGGTGAACTCCACGTTCGTCTACGGTCGGTACCGGAAGCTGGAGCGCGACATTCCGCAGACCGAGTGGCCGTGTCGAGAGTGCAACGGTTCCGGCCGGCAGGGCGCAGACCCCTGTGACCACTGCGGCGGTTCGGGATACCTCTACGACGACAGCGTGGAGGAGTACACGGCACCGGTCGTCGAGGACGTGATGGACGGGACGGAGGCGACCTTTCACGGCGCGGGCCGCGAGGACGTCGACGCGCTCATGCTCGGGACCGGTCGGCCGTTCGTGATCGAGGTGGCGGAGCCGCGTCGCCGGCGCGTCGACACCGATCGGCTCCAGTCGGACATCAACGCGTTTGCCGACGGGGCCGTCGAGGTCGAGGGACTCACGCTCGCGACGTACGACATGGTCGAGCGCGTGAAAGAACACGACGCCTCGAAGCGCTACCGGGCCGACGTGACCTTCGATGCCGACGTCGACGCCGACGCCCTCGCCGACGCGGTCGAGAGTCTGGAGGGAACGACGGTCGAGCAGTACACGCCGAACCGGGTCGACCACCGGCGGGCGGGACTCACTCGGGAGCGCGACGTGTACGAGGCGAGCGCGGAACTGGACGACGCTCGCCACGCAACCGTCGAGATCCACGGCGCGGGCGGACTCTACATCAAGGAGCTGATCTCGGGGGACGAGGGACGGACGGAGCCGAGTCTCGCGGGACTCTTGGGCGTCGGTGCCGAAGTCACCGCGCTCGACGTCGTGGCCGTCGAAGGCGAGACAGAGTCGTTCGAGGACGAGGCGTTCTTCCGCGAGTAA
- a CDS encoding DUF5830 family protein yields the protein MTAPSTRTDTVELGVELLAHLEREELSLPEAIDRIETVTTSPTLTREILDTAEKRGVIDRDGARLRVERGGTHVNYETQVVTREGSFECRRCGSGLTTGHFVRLDAGELGPFGSSCIRKVTGRAESADGQ from the coding sequence GTGACCGCGCCGTCAACGCGCACCGATACGGTCGAACTCGGCGTGGAGCTTCTTGCACACCTCGAACGCGAGGAGCTGTCGCTCCCGGAGGCGATCGATCGAATCGAGACGGTGACCACGAGCCCCACGCTCACCCGAGAGATCCTCGACACCGCCGAGAAACGCGGCGTCATCGATCGCGACGGCGCGCGCCTCCGCGTCGAGCGCGGCGGCACTCATGTGAACTACGAGACGCAGGTGGTGACGCGGGAGGGCTCCTTCGAGTGTCGCCGCTGCGGCTCCGGGCTCACCACCGGCCACTTCGTGCGATTAGACGCCGGCGAACTCGGCCCGTTCGGCTCCTCGTGTATCCGGAAGGTGACGGGACGTGCGGAGTCGGCCGACGGGCAGTGA
- a CDS encoding DUF106 domain-containing protein, whose amino-acid sequence MSKVERRVRSLVRGDSEMRDAIEVVLDRATDGEVQWIDVRDEITSGQWGRLIEKEVLVDGETGFALADPDAIESGLEDDGGDGGGGDAETPETTSWTKWDKVAGVATIGAFVGYAVNPVRNAIAGAIDVVLGPLLNIVPFYVVVMVIALATGLYSTLLRAGLMDMEKMSAYQDRMKEIQERRKDAKERDDQAELDAIQEEQMDAMGDQLGMFKEQFRPMVWIMFLTIPAFLWMFWVIGYRGSDPAYPAVAAQEMIVPLAGTVTWDTGVVGPIQMWILWYFLCSMAFTQLVQKSLNIQMSPS is encoded by the coding sequence ATGAGCAAGGTCGAACGGAGAGTCCGCTCGCTCGTCCGCGGGGACAGCGAGATGCGAGACGCGATCGAAGTCGTTCTTGACCGCGCCACCGACGGCGAGGTCCAGTGGATCGACGTCCGCGACGAGATCACGAGCGGACAGTGGGGTCGACTCATCGAAAAGGAGGTCCTCGTCGACGGCGAGACCGGGTTCGCGCTGGCCGACCCGGACGCCATCGAATCGGGACTCGAAGACGACGGCGGCGACGGCGGAGGCGGCGACGCCGAGACGCCGGAGACGACGTCGTGGACGAAGTGGGACAAGGTCGCGGGCGTCGCGACGATCGGTGCCTTCGTCGGCTACGCGGTCAATCCGGTTCGGAACGCGATCGCCGGCGCGATCGACGTCGTGCTCGGTCCCCTTCTGAACATCGTTCCGTTCTACGTCGTGGTGATGGTGATCGCGCTCGCGACCGGCCTGTACTCCACGCTGTTGCGCGCGGGGCTCATGGACATGGAGAAGATGAGCGCGTACCAAGACCGGATGAAAGAGATCCAAGAGCGGCGCAAGGACGCGAAAGAGCGCGACGACCAGGCCGAACTCGACGCCATCCAAGAAGAGCAGATGGACGCGATGGGCGATCAACTCGGTATGTTCAAAGAGCAGTTCCGTCCGATGGTGTGGATCATGTTCCTCACGATCCCGGCGTTCCTCTGGATGTTCTGGGTGATCGGCTACCGCGGCTCGGACCCCGCGTATCCGGCGGTCGCCGCACAGGAGATGATCGTCCCGCTCGCCGGCACCGTCACCTGGGACACGGGAGTCGTCGGCCCGATACAGATGTGGATCCTCTGGTATTTCCTGTGTTCGATGGCGTTCACACAGCTCGTCCAGAAGAGCCTCAACATCCAGATGTCGCCGTCGTAG
- a CDS encoding adenylate kinase gives MSHRILLLGAPGAGKGTQSAKLADEYGVEHVTTGDALRENKDMETEYGTPRSFMESGELVPDPVVNEIVEAALADADGFVLDGYPRNLDQAEYLSEITDLDAVILLDVDDEVLVDRLTGRRVCDDCGANFHVDFQPPEEPGVCDECGGDLIQRDDDTEETARERLGVFYENTEPVIEHFRDAGDLVEVDGEAAPDEVFDRIRDVLDE, from the coding sequence ATGAGTCACCGAATCCTTCTGCTGGGTGCACCGGGTGCCGGAAAAGGGACGCAGAGCGCGAAGCTCGCCGACGAGTACGGCGTCGAGCACGTCACGACGGGCGACGCGCTCCGCGAGAACAAGGACATGGAGACGGAGTACGGCACGCCGCGCTCCTTCATGGAATCGGGCGAACTCGTGCCCGATCCGGTGGTCAACGAGATCGTCGAGGCCGCGCTCGCCGACGCCGACGGGTTCGTCCTCGACGGCTACCCGCGCAACCTCGATCAGGCCGAATACCTCTCCGAGATCACGGATCTTGACGCCGTCATCCTCCTCGACGTCGACGACGAGGTGCTCGTCGATCGGCTCACCGGTCGCCGGGTCTGTGACGACTGCGGCGCGAACTTCCACGTCGACTTCCAGCCGCCAGAAGAGCCCGGTGTCTGCGACGAGTGCGGCGGCGACCTGATCCAGCGCGACGACGACACCGAGGAGACCGCCCGAGAGCGACTCGGCGTCTTCTATGAGAACACCGAGCCCGTCATCGAGCACTTCCGCGACGCAGGGGACCTCGTCGAGGTGGACGGCGAGGCGGCTCCGGATGAGGTCTTCGACCGAATCCGCGACGTGCTCGACGAGTAA
- a CDS encoding GNAT family N-acetyltransferase has translation MTDRTYPDAVADDFPAPPSSFTDREGRTIEIRPYEGTDEEDEALVEMYDSFDPADRAQGIPPSGESRIREWLDAILGDDCYNVIAWCDDEVAGHATLVPDDDAYELAIFVHQAYQRAGIGTDLIRGLLGHGQAAGVEKVWLTVERWNRAAVSLYKKIGFETSNAESFELEMGLRLTDDAE, from the coding sequence ATGACCGATCGAACGTATCCGGACGCGGTGGCAGACGACTTTCCCGCCCCCCCGAGTTCGTTCACCGATCGGGAGGGACGGACTATCGAGATCCGCCCGTACGAGGGAACGGACGAAGAGGACGAGGCGCTCGTCGAGATGTACGACTCGTTCGATCCCGCCGACCGAGCGCAAGGGATCCCCCCGAGCGGCGAGTCCCGCATCCGCGAGTGGCTCGACGCGATCCTCGGCGACGACTGCTACAACGTCATCGCGTGGTGTGACGACGAGGTGGCCGGCCACGCGACGCTCGTTCCCGACGATGACGCCTACGAACTCGCGATCTTCGTCCACCAGGCGTACCAGCGCGCGGGGATCGGTACCGACCTCATCCGCGGCCTGCTCGGCCACGGGCAGGCGGCCGGCGTCGAGAAGGTGTGGCTCACCGTCGAGCGGTGGAACCGCGCCGCCGTTTCGCTGTACAAGAAGATCGGCTTTGAGACCTCGAACGCCGAGAGCTTCGAACTCGAGATGGGGCTTCGGCTGACCGACGACGCGGAGTGA
- a CDS encoding universal stress protein: MKVLCGIGGSDDSFRALDRTVDRAAVAGDDLTVVVVDNEDAEPTVEEVRTRAENAISEADIDAEVRRVEGDPGSRLVELAETEGFDEIVLGGGHTSPMGKITLGSIAEFVLLNAKTSVTLVR; the protein is encoded by the coding sequence ATGAAGGTGCTCTGCGGGATCGGTGGCAGCGACGACTCGTTCCGTGCGCTCGATCGGACCGTCGATCGCGCGGCGGTCGCAGGCGACGATCTCACCGTCGTCGTGGTCGACAACGAAGACGCCGAGCCGACGGTAGAAGAGGTCCGCACGCGGGCCGAAAACGCTATCTCCGAGGCAGACATCGACGCCGAGGTCCGACGTGTCGAGGGTGACCCGGGAAGTCGCCTCGTCGAACTCGCCGAAACCGAAGGATTCGACGAGATCGTACTCGGCGGCGGCCACACCAGTCCGATGGGGAAGATCACGCTCGGGTCGATCGCCGAGTTCGTCTTGTTGAACGCCAAGACGTCAGTCACGCTGGTCCGATGA
- a CDS encoding DUF5806 family protein yields the protein MNDSTDPSPATPGDGSDSSETPNTDSPADAQTDGPNGEADMSESGGDDLAPDADGDADADADGDADADADGDANADADVPPDVRKYERFKKMDGARYERVNEFLRDRTYITAREWAIARLCADFRTETGVEMTKIGENLPELVPFMTDTYTPQAVNQARYSFEQKVTKAGATFLYGAMSGFFTAEDVDEMMYEVTEVAKFLLEVEDVDLAVADELDAEDRISEVMREVRASSADLRGEEVRCPECGHVHEPSEE from the coding sequence ATGAACGACTCGACCGATCCGTCGCCGGCGACTCCCGGCGACGGATCGGACTCCTCCGAGACGCCGAACACGGATTCCCCGGCGGACGCGCAGACGGATGGGCCGAACGGCGAAGCCGACATGAGCGAATCCGGCGGCGACGATCTGGCTCCTGACGCAGACGGCGACGCAGACGCGGACGCAGACGGCGACGCAGACGCGGACGCAGACGGCGACGCAAACGCAGACGCGGATGTTCCCCCGGACGTCAGAAAGTACGAGCGGTTCAAGAAGATGGACGGAGCCCGGTACGAGCGCGTCAACGAGTTCCTCCGCGACCGGACGTACATCACGGCCCGCGAGTGGGCGATCGCTCGGCTGTGTGCCGACTTCCGGACCGAGACCGGCGTCGAGATGACGAAAATCGGCGAGAACCTCCCCGAACTCGTTCCGTTCATGACGGACACCTACACGCCGCAGGCGGTCAATCAGGCGCGGTACTCCTTCGAACAGAAGGTGACGAAGGCGGGTGCAACGTTCCTCTACGGCGCGATGTCGGGGTTCTTCACTGCGGAGGACGTAGACGAGATGATGTACGAGGTTACGGAGGTCGCGAAGTTCCTCCTCGAAGTCGAGGACGTGGACCTCGCGGTCGCAGACGAACTTGACGCCGAAGACCGGATCAGCGAGGTGATGCGCGAGGTACGGGCCTCCTCCGCCGACCTCCGCGGCGAGGAAGTCCGCTGTCCCGAGTGCGGGCACGTCCACGAACCGAGCGAGGAGTGA
- a CDS encoding ATP-binding protein, which translates to MDRFPEALDGLPDPVVIVDTDGTIQAGNDRITDVLGYRPDELEGTAIDSLIFDPDEGSAGDTLDRYVTDPEPRSMSASLDLCARRADDTVIPVTLSLGPFEQDGLTFLVVTIVDVRAEKAERAALNRRTETLEALHTATQDLLKTTDREVAAQAAITYVEETLGHSIAGLWLYDEPQNVLEPIVWTDPADELLGDHPTFDADERSITWEAFESGDPIYVSDTHAEPERYNLSSPIRSELVLPLGRYGVINIGATEADAFDESALAVARLWAATVTMVFVRIEREQQLREREAEVARERDRLEEFASLVSHDLRNPLNVARGNLALITDRLDSEHTDQPELDAVIRSLDRMEALVEDMLTLARQGAAIDDREWVSLESVAAEAWGGVDTADADLTVASDCRLRADRSRLRQALENLFANAIEHAGESVRVTVGPLDDRGGFYVADDGLGIPADRREEVFEAGVSTDPDGTGFGLKIVDEVTQAHGWTVTIATGEDGGTRFEFRDVDTADAVAADR; encoded by the coding sequence ATGGACCGATTTCCGGAGGCGCTTGACGGACTTCCAGACCCGGTCGTCATCGTCGACACCGACGGAACGATCCAAGCCGGAAACGACCGGATAACCGACGTTCTCGGGTACCGGCCCGATGAACTCGAAGGAACCGCGATCGACTCGCTGATCTTCGATCCCGACGAGGGGTCGGCCGGGGACACGCTCGACCGGTACGTCACGGACCCCGAGCCGCGGTCGATGTCGGCCAGCCTCGACCTCTGTGCTCGGCGCGCCGACGACACCGTCATTCCCGTGACGCTCAGCCTCGGCCCCTTCGAGCAGGACGGCCTGACGTTCCTCGTTGTCACCATCGTCGACGTGAGAGCGGAGAAGGCGGAGCGAGCGGCGCTCAACCGTCGGACCGAGACGCTCGAAGCGCTCCACACGGCGACACAGGACCTTCTGAAGACGACCGACAGGGAGGTTGCGGCCCAGGCCGCCATCACGTACGTCGAGGAGACGCTGGGGCACTCGATCGCCGGACTCTGGCTCTACGACGAGCCGCAAAACGTCCTCGAACCGATCGTCTGGACCGATCCCGCGGACGAGCTCCTCGGCGACCATCCCACGTTCGACGCCGACGAGCGGAGCATCACATGGGAAGCGTTCGAGTCCGGCGATCCGATCTACGTCTCCGACACTCACGCCGAACCCGAGCGATACAACCTGAGTTCCCCGATCCGAAGCGAGCTCGTGCTCCCGCTTGGACGATACGGCGTCATCAACATCGGCGCGACGGAGGCCGACGCGTTCGACGAGTCGGCGCTCGCGGTCGCCCGCCTCTGGGCGGCGACCGTGACAATGGTGTTCGTTCGCATCGAACGGGAACAGCAGCTTCGCGAGCGCGAGGCCGAAGTCGCTCGCGAGCGCGACCGGCTGGAGGAGTTCGCCAGTCTGGTGTCACACGACCTCCGAAACCCGCTCAACGTCGCCCGCGGTAACCTCGCGTTGATCACCGACCGACTCGACTCGGAGCACACGGACCAGCCCGAACTCGACGCTGTCATCCGGTCGCTCGACCGAATGGAGGCGCTCGTCGAGGACATGCTGACGCTTGCCCGACAGGGCGCTGCGATCGACGACCGCGAATGGGTCTCTCTCGAATCGGTTGCCGCGGAGGCGTGGGGCGGCGTCGACACCGCGGACGCCGACCTCACGGTCGCGAGCGACTGTCGCCTGCGCGCCGATCGGAGCCGGCTCAGACAGGCCTTAGAGAACCTGTTCGCGAACGCGATCGAGCACGCCGGCGAGTCGGTCCGGGTCACCGTCGGCCCCCTCGACGACCGCGGCGGATTCTACGTCGCCGACGACGGCCTGGGCATTCCCGCGGACCGCCGCGAGGAGGTGTTCGAAGCCGGCGTGTCGACGGACCCTGACGGCACGGGATTCGGCCTGAAGATCGTCGACGAGGTGACGCAGGCCCACGGCTGGACCGTGACGATCGCGACCGGCGAAGACGGCGGAACCAGATTCGAGTTTCGCGACGTCGATACCGCCGACGCCGTCGCGGCCGACCGCTGA
- a CDS encoding aldehyde ferredoxin oxidoreductase family protein has protein sequence MRHAQGPLLTIDLSERSATTTPIDERVAEFVGGRGLNTALAYDRIPFDADPLGPENRLYLSTGPMQYSTTSFTGRMAATALSPLTNGLCSSNAGGFLSRNVTGAGYAAVEIVGESDELLAVHVREIGDDGEPDVTFELVPDLEQAEVSSVSDRFTESHGLSAEHVACIGPAGENGVRFASIMTSDTRAFGRGGLGAVLGAKGVKAITFDGDTEHAIDLDWPDEAATVHREAATSDSIMKRQGTASVTELANEVGALPSYYFSETDFDGAEGISGDRVEEKKYKKGTCSQCAFACKLPTRDEETGVETEGPEFETVMAFGSNAGVDDIVDVMRANERCDELGMDTISCGDVVSMFLESEDEFGNAELVQSIVEQIAYREGVGDKLAEGVHRAHEEFGADDWTVKGLPFSGHDGRHLNGQGLAFATSNRGADHMYGEFYPYEYPLVDPDEALDPTGLEGKPPMLVEKENRNAVLDSAIVCKFSRGIVTDDDLAALLDADYGDLLALGARIVERERAFNNARGFDRDDDTLPYADDIAGFEAALSEYYALRGWNDDGTVSDRDADRGATGGEASADD, from the coding sequence ATGAGACACGCACAGGGGCCACTCCTCACGATCGATCTGTCCGAGCGGTCGGCCACGACGACCCCGATCGACGAGCGCGTCGCCGAGTTCGTCGGCGGCCGCGGGCTCAACACGGCGCTCGCGTACGACCGGATTCCGTTCGACGCCGACCCGCTCGGTCCCGAGAACCGACTGTACCTCTCGACGGGACCGATGCAGTACTCCACCACCTCCTTTACCGGGCGGATGGCCGCCACGGCGCTCTCGCCGCTCACGAACGGCCTCTGTTCGTCGAACGCAGGCGGATTCCTCTCGCGGAACGTCACCGGTGCCGGCTACGCCGCCGTCGAGATCGTCGGCGAGAGCGACGAGCTGCTCGCGGTGCATGTGCGCGAGATCGGCGACGACGGCGAGCCCGACGTGACGTTCGAGCTGGTGCCCGACCTCGAACAGGCGGAGGTGTCGTCCGTCTCGGACCGATTCACGGAGAGCCACGGCCTCTCGGCCGAGCACGTCGCCTGCATCGGCCCGGCGGGCGAGAACGGCGTCCGGTTCGCGTCGATCATGACCTCTGACACCCGCGCGTTCGGCCGCGGCGGGCTCGGGGCCGTCCTCGGCGCGAAGGGCGTGAAGGCGATCACCTTCGACGGAGATACCGAACACGCGATCGACCTCGACTGGCCCGACGAAGCCGCGACGGTCCACCGCGAGGCCGCCACGTCCGATTCGATCATGAAGCGGCAGGGCACGGCGAGCGTGACGGAACTCGCGAACGAGGTCGGCGCGCTCCCGTCGTACTACTTCTCTGAAACCGATTTCGACGGCGCAGAGGGGATCTCCGGCGACCGCGTCGAAGAGAAAAAATATAAGAAGGGAACGTGCTCGCAGTGTGCGTTCGCCTGCAAGCTCCCGACCCGCGACGAAGAGACAGGCGTCGAGACGGAGGGACCCGAGTTCGAGACGGTGATGGCATTCGGCTCGAACGCCGGCGTCGATGACATCGTCGACGTGATGCGCGCGAACGAACGCTGTGACGAACTCGGAATGGACACCATCTCCTGTGGCGACGTCGTCTCGATGTTCTTGGAGAGCGAAGACGAGTTCGGCAACGCCGAGTTGGTCCAGTCGATAGTCGAGCAGATCGCCTATCGGGAGGGGGTCGGTGACAAGCTCGCCGAGGGCGTCCACCGCGCCCACGAGGAGTTCGGAGCCGACGACTGGACGGTCAAAGGCCTCCCCTTCTCCGGACACGACGGGAGACATCTCAACGGGCAGGGACTCGCGTTCGCGACCTCGAACCGCGGCGCAGACCACATGTACGGCGAGTTCTACCCGTACGAGTATCCGCTCGTCGACCCCGACGAGGCGCTCGATCCGACGGGACTGGAGGGGAAACCGCCGATGCTCGTGGAAAAGGAGAACCGAAACGCCGTGCTCGACTCGGCGATCGTCTGTAAGTTCTCGCGCGGGATCGTCACGGACGACGACCTCGCAGCGCTTCTCGACGCCGACTACGGAGACCTCCTGGCGCTCGGCGCGCGCATCGTCGAGCGAGAGCGCGCGTTCAACAACGCTCGCGGCTTCGATCGCGATGACGACACGCTCCCGTACGCGGATGACATCGCGGGATTCGAGGCCGCCCTCTCGGAGTACTACGCCCTCCGCGGCTGGAACGACGACGGAACGGTGTCGGACCGCGACGCGGACCGCGGCGCGACCGGCGGAGAGGCGAGCGCCGACGACTGA
- a CDS encoding metallophosphoesterase, with amino-acid sequence MRIGIVSDTHDDLAAVEAAVSLFDRLDVDAVVHCGDFVAPFSVTPFDAGFDFYAVRGNNDGEWAVQSTVESFGTYLGEAGVISFGTVDVAVTHGTSGVVVDALVDCGDYDYVFHGHTHAHGVEERDGTVRVNPGGLPIPVDGADDRFRVATLDAGAPVGNDAVTHHEIER; translated from the coding sequence ATGCGTATTGGTATCGTCTCTGATACCCACGACGACCTCGCCGCCGTGGAGGCGGCCGTCTCGCTGTTCGACCGGCTTGACGTCGACGCCGTCGTCCACTGCGGCGACTTCGTCGCGCCGTTTTCGGTGACGCCGTTCGACGCCGGGTTCGACTTCTACGCCGTTCGGGGGAACAACGACGGCGAGTGGGCGGTCCAGTCCACCGTCGAGTCGTTCGGCACGTACCTCGGCGAGGCCGGAGTGATCTCGTTCGGGACCGTCGACGTCGCGGTCACCCACGGCACGAGCGGCGTCGTGGTGGACGCTCTCGTCGACTGTGGCGACTACGACTACGTCTTTCACGGTCACACCCACGCACACGGCGTCGAAGAGCGGGACGGGACGGTCCGGGTGAACCCCGGCGGACTCCCGATCCCGGTCGACGGCGCGGACGACCGGTTCAGAGTGGCGACGCTCGACGCCGGCGCACCGGTCGGGAACGACGCGGTGACACACCACGAGATAGAGCGCTGA